A portion of the Edaphobacter lichenicola genome contains these proteins:
- a CDS encoding MATE family efflux transporter — MSVRQQIRPVLTLALPLILAELGWMAMGIVDTMMVGHMANPALAISSAALGQVLYNTIAFGIAGILLGLDTHLSQSHGAGRFDEANRWLLHGLILAAGLALVLILIIVAAPILMVRLPIDRAVLNGSVAFLRALNYGTPALFLYFTLRRYLQAFNHVRPIALALVTANLINVVGNWLLIYGHTWGAIHIPALGVTGAGLATSVSRCYLALFMVVALWRIERRHHYGLRSMARHFEPNRLRRLALLGAPAGGQIFVEISIFGMVTFLIGVMGRLPLAGHEIALNCASLTFMVPFAISAAAAVRVGQAIGRKAPTDAASAGWAAILLGAGAMAVFSAVLLLFPHAIASSFTTDRAVIAATIPLLFVAAIFQFFDGLQITATGALRGAGNTHAGLIVQIVGYWIIGLPIGYLFGFRLHYGAVGLWLGLCAGLIVAGTTLSLIWRHTTKKLSTQTSELTTTP, encoded by the coding sequence ATGTCAGTCCGCCAACAAATTCGTCCCGTGCTCACGCTTGCACTCCCGCTCATCCTCGCCGAACTCGGCTGGATGGCGATGGGCATCGTGGACACCATGATGGTCGGACACATGGCCAATCCAGCCCTGGCCATCTCCTCCGCTGCCCTCGGTCAGGTCCTCTACAACACCATCGCCTTCGGCATCGCAGGCATCCTCCTCGGCCTCGACACTCATCTCTCCCAATCCCACGGTGCAGGCCGATTCGACGAAGCCAACCGCTGGCTCCTCCACGGCCTCATCCTTGCCGCTGGACTCGCCCTCGTCCTCATCCTCATCATCGTCGCCGCTCCCATCCTGATGGTGCGCCTCCCCATCGACCGCGCAGTCCTCAACGGCTCCGTCGCCTTCCTGCGCGCACTCAACTACGGCACCCCCGCGCTCTTCCTCTACTTCACCCTCCGCCGGTACCTGCAGGCCTTCAACCACGTCCGTCCCATCGCCCTCGCGCTCGTCACTGCAAACCTCATCAACGTAGTCGGCAACTGGCTCCTCATCTACGGCCACACCTGGGGCGCCATCCACATCCCTGCGCTCGGCGTCACCGGCGCAGGCCTCGCGACCTCCGTATCGCGCTGCTACCTCGCCCTCTTCATGGTCGTCGCTCTCTGGCGCATCGAGCGCCGCCACCACTATGGCCTCCGCAGCATGGCTCGTCACTTCGAGCCGAACCGCCTACGCCGACTAGCGCTTCTCGGAGCACCCGCAGGCGGGCAGATCTTCGTCGAAATCTCCATCTTCGGCATGGTCACCTTCCTCATCGGCGTCATGGGCCGACTCCCACTCGCGGGACACGAGATCGCCCTCAACTGCGCCAGCCTCACCTTCATGGTTCCCTTCGCCATCTCCGCTGCCGCCGCGGTCCGCGTAGGTCAGGCCATCGGCCGCAAAGCCCCCACCGACGCTGCATCCGCCGGATGGGCCGCAATCCTGCTCGGAGCAGGAGCCATGGCCGTCTTCTCCGCTGTCCTGCTTCTGTTCCCCCACGCCATCGCGAGCAGCTTCACCACTGACAGAGCAGTCATCGCCGCCACAATCCCTCTCCTCTTCGTCGCCGCCATCTTCCAGTTCTTCGACGGCCTTCAGATCACCGCCACCGGAGCCCTGCGCGGCGCAGGCAACACCCACGCCGGCCTCATCGTTCAAATCGTCGGCTACTGGATCATCGGTCTTCCCATTGGCTACCTCTTCGGCTTTCGCCTCCACTACGGAGCCGTAGGCCTCTGGCTTGGCCTCTGCGCCGGTCTCATCGTCGCAGGCACCACCCTCTCCCTCATCTGGAGACACACCACCAAAAAGCTATCCACCCAAACCTCAGAGCTGACCACCACGCCCTAG
- a CDS encoding DMT family transporter — protein MAILEKRRALGFGACALASSLWGCGFFFGKIALAEMGFAHMVLYRFLFAIVVLLPLLVTHRPGLNRKEWGLLLVASFLGVPLQFLIQFYALSITTVSHASLMVGTMPVILALGAAVFAHERMDWVGWVALAGSTSGAALIALGGHAKGGATLAGDSLVVVSLMIALFWILLNKQLMGRHSHIVVTAYGLALGTAMLMIWVPVRYGFPPVHGVSVKAWLALAGSGVLCTATTTLLWNWGMTQVPASQAGVLLNMEPLIGSLLGVLVLGERLGPSAWVGGGLILASAITLTTRSKTRVREDMVLAG, from the coding sequence ATGGCCATTTTGGAGAAGAGACGAGCGCTGGGGTTTGGAGCGTGTGCGCTGGCCAGTTCACTATGGGGGTGTGGGTTTTTCTTTGGCAAGATTGCGCTGGCGGAGATGGGCTTTGCGCATATGGTGCTGTATCGGTTTCTGTTTGCGATCGTGGTTTTGCTGCCGCTGCTGGTGACGCATCGTCCGGGGCTGAATCGTAAGGAGTGGGGGTTGCTGCTGGTGGCTTCGTTTCTTGGCGTGCCGCTGCAATTTTTGATTCAGTTTTATGCGCTGTCGATTACGACGGTGAGCCACGCTTCGCTGATGGTGGGAACGATGCCGGTGATCCTTGCGCTGGGGGCGGCGGTGTTTGCGCATGAGCGGATGGATTGGGTGGGTTGGGTTGCGCTGGCCGGATCGACGAGCGGAGCGGCTCTGATTGCGCTGGGTGGGCATGCGAAGGGTGGGGCGACGCTGGCGGGAGATTCGCTGGTGGTGGTCTCGTTGATGATTGCGCTGTTCTGGATACTTTTGAACAAGCAGTTGATGGGGCGGCACTCGCATATTGTGGTGACTGCGTATGGATTGGCGCTTGGGACTGCGATGCTGATGATCTGGGTTCCGGTGCGGTATGGATTTCCGCCGGTGCATGGGGTGTCGGTAAAGGCGTGGCTGGCGCTGGCGGGGAGTGGGGTGTTGTGTACGGCGACGACTACGCTGCTCTGGAACTGGGGGATGACGCAGGTTCCGGCTTCGCAGGCGGGAGTGTTGTTGAATATGGAGCCGCTGATTGGGAGTTTGTTGGGAGTGCTGGTGTTGGGGGAGCGATTAGGCCCTAGCGCCTGGGTTGGCGGTGGGTTGATTCTTGCTTCGGCGATTACTTTGACGACGCGGTCGAAGACAAGGGTGCGGGAAGATATGGTTCTGGCGGGCTGA
- a CDS encoding glycoside hydrolase family 16 protein: MITTEPPSTISNPAPRRYLWTRSLTRACLAVLLAAGITCSAQSPTTSSPTWRLTWSDEFNGPNGSSPDPAKWNFVISGNGFGNHELESYTNRPVNAHQQDGHLIITALKENHTGPDGISQPYTSARILTKGHFSQPYGRFEARMQLPTGKGIWPAFWLLGSDIDINPWPKSGEIDIMENIGDPSTIYSTLHGPGYSADHAIPAKFTLPTGESVTDGFHLYSVEWAPNDIKFFFDDHLIAHRTPADLPPGGHWAFDHPFFILLNLAVGGGWPGNPDATTTFPQQMLVDYVRVYQPANSPKPIQ; the protein is encoded by the coding sequence ATGATCACCACGGAACCCCCAAGTACTATCTCCAACCCCGCGCCCCGCCGGTATCTCTGGACGCGCAGCCTCACTCGCGCCTGCCTTGCAGTCCTTCTCGCAGCCGGCATCACCTGCAGCGCCCAGTCCCCGACAACCTCGAGCCCCACCTGGCGGCTCACCTGGAGCGACGAGTTCAACGGTCCCAACGGCTCCTCCCCCGACCCCGCCAAGTGGAACTTCGTCATCAGCGGTAACGGCTTCGGCAACCACGAACTCGAGTCCTACACCAACCGTCCAGTCAACGCCCATCAGCAGGATGGTCACCTCATCATCACGGCCCTCAAGGAAAACCACACCGGCCCCGACGGCATCTCCCAGCCTTACACCTCCGCCCGCATCCTCACCAAAGGCCACTTCTCCCAGCCCTACGGACGCTTTGAAGCCCGCATGCAGCTTCCCACCGGCAAAGGCATCTGGCCCGCCTTCTGGCTCCTCGGCAGCGATATCGACATCAACCCGTGGCCCAAATCCGGCGAGATCGACATCATGGAGAACATCGGCGATCCGTCAACCATCTACAGCACCCTCCATGGCCCCGGCTACAGCGCCGATCACGCGATCCCCGCAAAGTTCACCCTCCCGACCGGCGAATCTGTTACCGACGGCTTCCATCTTTACTCTGTCGAGTGGGCGCCAAACGACATCAAGTTCTTCTTCGACGATCACCTCATCGCGCATCGCACCCCCGCCGATCTCCCCCCAGGCGGCCACTGGGCCTTCGACCATCCCTTCTTCATCCTTCTCAACCTGGCCGTAGGCGGCGGATGGCCCGGCAACCCCGACGCCACCACCACCTTCCCCCAGCAGATGCTCGTAGACTACGTCCGCGTCTATCAACCAGCGAACAGCCCGAAGCCAATCCAATGA
- a CDS encoding STAS domain-containing protein encodes MLDDPLSHTYAAGKKDGTTILKLVGPLTLSTIFGFQNEFRSQKPQVMIVDLSESPYMDSAGLGLLMNYYVSAENNGRKLLLAGANHRIVAMLEMTKVHTVLKTFPTVEEAEASL; translated from the coding sequence ATGCTTGATGATCCTTTAAGTCATACCTATGCTGCTGGAAAGAAAGACGGCACAACGATCCTGAAGCTGGTGGGACCGTTGACCCTGTCGACCATCTTTGGATTTCAGAATGAGTTTCGGTCTCAGAAGCCGCAGGTGATGATCGTAGATCTGAGCGAGTCGCCTTACATGGACTCGGCCGGACTGGGTTTGCTGATGAACTACTACGTGTCAGCGGAGAATAACGGCAGAAAGCTGTTGCTGGCTGGAGCGAATCATCGCATCGTCGCGATGCTTGAGATGACCAAGGTGCATACCGTGCTCAAGACCTTCCCCACTGTTGAAGAAGCTGAGGCAAGCCTCTAA
- a CDS encoding ICP22 family protein — MPVPKQSIPMLCRRLSAMVVLLLLAATPVYAARGPEPPLRIPLESLGFQPQSTQFMLGGSSMLTLHYVDDQHLLLTFSARHLLRRLVDEPEDDQDRAIDAVLLEIPSGHVLARTTWRTHDHGQYLWPLGHGHFLLRIRDSLTTFAPMANLATGEPFAETPFLVTVDRRIAAIHLTPDADLLTIETVKQTPPKPKPKPNLFGPNPPEQAQFEQPTNVQINFYRLHMTDAAPVITPKAAGAVVARRTGSIPVTTAGYLAIVDQGRTHYAFDFHSYSGKVDELAPFDSTCPPYPLFISHSEFIAFGCRNGKTIQSVGGFNMRGQEMWEQGIFGDFFAPSLVYAPSSGRFAFSRILLRGSAIPDQPVSSDEVGAQSIVVYQTETGKQLLHAECSPVERAGQNFTLSPDGLSLALVHADAIEIYRLPPLSEKDQTSVKLAENSAPAETDLPIHFAEKPTPSSEEADSTVQPEAQPDNAVVSPTAASNAATNSSGQTSQPGTHRNAPTSNDLDEVTVDQSEHPDQAPVQPSGNPGQASGSAAEASGDAAPEVHRKPPTLYTLPGDKPPASARPNDTPQ, encoded by the coding sequence ATGCCGGTTCCCAAGCAATCCATCCCGATGCTCTGCCGACGCCTCTCAGCCATGGTCGTGCTTCTTCTCCTGGCGGCAACGCCCGTGTATGCGGCCCGTGGCCCTGAGCCTCCTCTGCGTATCCCTCTCGAAAGTCTTGGCTTTCAACCTCAGTCCACGCAGTTCATGCTCGGCGGCAGCTCCATGCTTACGCTGCACTACGTCGACGACCAGCATCTGCTCCTCACCTTCAGCGCGCGCCACCTTCTCAGGCGCCTGGTCGACGAGCCCGAGGACGATCAGGACCGCGCCATCGACGCCGTCCTTCTGGAGATTCCCTCCGGCCATGTCCTCGCCCGCACCACATGGCGTACGCACGACCACGGCCAGTATCTTTGGCCCCTCGGCCACGGCCACTTCCTCCTGCGCATCCGCGACTCCCTTACCACCTTCGCTCCCATGGCAAACCTGGCCACCGGGGAGCCCTTCGCCGAGACACCATTTCTAGTCACCGTCGATCGTCGCATCGCCGCCATCCACCTCACCCCCGACGCCGACCTTCTCACCATCGAAACGGTCAAACAAACTCCACCCAAACCCAAGCCAAAGCCAAATCTCTTTGGCCCCAACCCGCCCGAGCAGGCTCAGTTCGAACAGCCGACCAACGTGCAGATTAACTTCTACCGTCTCCACATGACCGATGCGGCGCCGGTTATCACACCCAAAGCAGCTGGTGCGGTCGTCGCAAGAAGAACAGGAAGCATCCCCGTCACCACTGCCGGTTATCTCGCCATCGTCGATCAGGGTCGCACCCACTACGCCTTCGACTTCCACTCTTACTCCGGCAAGGTCGACGAACTCGCTCCCTTCGACTCCACCTGCCCGCCATATCCCCTCTTTATCAGTCACAGCGAGTTCATCGCCTTCGGCTGCCGCAACGGCAAAACCATCCAGTCCGTTGGAGGCTTCAACATGCGCGGCCAGGAGATGTGGGAGCAGGGGATCTTCGGCGACTTCTTCGCACCGTCTCTGGTCTATGCCCCTTCAAGCGGACGCTTCGCCTTCAGCCGCATCCTCTTGCGCGGATCCGCTATACCCGACCAACCCGTCAGCTCCGACGAAGTCGGCGCCCAAAGCATAGTGGTCTATCAGACCGAAACGGGCAAGCAACTCCTCCACGCCGAGTGTTCTCCCGTCGAGCGCGCAGGTCAGAACTTCACGTTGTCACCGGATGGACTCTCTCTCGCTCTCGTCCACGCCGACGCGATCGAAATCTACCGCCTGCCACCCCTCAGTGAAAAAGATCAAACTTCCGTCAAGCTCGCAGAGAACTCAGCGCCCGCCGAGACTGATCTTCCCATCCACTTCGCAGAAAAGCCCACGCCATCCTCCGAGGAGGCTGACTCTACCGTTCAACCCGAGGCGCAGCCAGACAACGCCGTCGTCAGCCCCACCGCTGCAAGCAACGCAGCTACCAACTCCTCCGGGCAGACCTCCCAACCTGGGACTCACCGCAACGCTCCGACCTCCAACGATCTCGATGAGGTCACGGTCGATCAATCCGAACATCCCGATCAAGCTCCCGTACAACCCTCCGGCAACCCCGGTCAAGCCTCCGGCTCTGCTGCGGAGGCCTCCGGCGACGCAGCCCCCGAAGTCCACCGCAAGCCCCCCACCCTTTACACCCTTCCCGGAGACAAACCACCAGCCTCCGCCCGTCCAAACGACACGCCGCAATAG
- the ybeY gene encoding rRNA maturation RNase YbeY, which yields MITIEPTKSNLEESLSRSGLTSFLNRARLAVGLRGEVEVLLSDDSTLLRLNKSFRGKNKPTDVLSFPGPPQIKGQPAHAGDLAISLETAARQADSFGHPLRDEVRILLLHGLLHLSGLDHETDNGEMATRESHLRRQLRLPNTLIERTSALPRKSPPRAVKKSALRLKKPSASKGTSSRPKAALYAAAVERPPHSPRTTTKAKSAKTKHNSRRTA from the coding sequence ATGATCACCATCGAGCCAACCAAGTCGAACCTCGAAGAAAGCCTGTCTCGCTCCGGCCTGACCAGCTTTCTCAACCGGGCTCGTCTCGCCGTCGGCCTCCGGGGTGAAGTCGAAGTCTTGTTGTCAGACGACTCAACCCTGCTTCGTCTCAACAAATCCTTCCGCGGCAAAAACAAGCCAACCGACGTTCTCAGCTTTCCCGGGCCGCCGCAGATCAAAGGCCAGCCCGCTCATGCCGGAGACCTCGCGATCTCGCTCGAAACCGCCGCACGCCAGGCTGACAGCTTCGGCCACCCACTGCGTGACGAGGTGCGAATCCTCCTCCTCCACGGTCTGCTTCACCTCTCCGGCCTCGATCACGAGACTGACAACGGGGAGATGGCCACTCGCGAAAGTCACCTGCGTCGCCAACTCCGTCTCCCCAACACACTCATCGAGCGAACGTCAGCGCTCCCGCGAAAATCGCCGCCACGCGCAGTTAAAAAGAGCGCTCTACGCTTGAAAAAACCGTCCGCCAGTAAAGGAACGTCATCTCGACCAAAGGCGGCGCTTTATGCTGCCGCAGTGGAGAGACCCCCGCATTCACCTCGAACCACCACAAAAGCGAAAAGCGCAAAAACAAAACACAATTCAAGGCGGACAGCATGA
- the rpsT gene encoding 30S ribosomal protein S20 produces the protein MANHVSSLKRARQTVTKTAVNRSNKSKLRGTLRQLREAIAKGDHAAATTQYRETASILDKSVQKGVLHKNTASRYKSRLNARVKAVATKKAA, from the coding sequence ATGGCAAATCATGTTTCGTCGTTGAAGCGCGCACGTCAGACCGTAACAAAGACTGCGGTAAACCGCTCGAACAAGAGCAAGCTGCGCGGAACCCTGCGCCAACTGCGTGAGGCGATCGCCAAGGGCGACCATGCCGCGGCAACCACCCAGTACCGCGAGACGGCATCGATCCTCGATAAGAGCGTGCAGAAGGGCGTTCTGCATAAGAACACCGCAAGCCGGTACAAGAGCCGTTTGAATGCTCGTGTGAAGGCTGTTGCGACGAAGAAAGCTGCTTAA
- a CDS encoding PhoH family protein: MIKKSLEITPGIEPLYGTHDENLRLLEDKLNVTIDLRSDAIHVTGDPASVARVEQLFLDFDSLRKSGINLHNGELHGMLKLLVADPAITLKSLVDAGKQRSAGVKRMVQPRSPNQRKYVEAIEQSDMTFGLGPAGTGKTYLAVAMAVSALMAKKVSRIILVRPAVEAGERLGFLPGSLQEKVDPYLRPLYDALYDLLDPIKVDKLLESNVIEVAPLAFMRGRTLSDAFIIMDEAQNTTMEQMKMFVTRLGNNSKAVITGDLTQTDLPNPKKSGLLEALHVLDGVEGIRFCHFEDVDVVRHQLVQRIVRAYDSYGKAQQQLPLPIGEAALPDPNLAPTAKPIPKPQ, from the coding sequence TTGATCAAAAAATCCCTGGAAATCACGCCTGGCATTGAGCCCCTGTACGGGACCCACGACGAAAACCTCCGCCTCCTCGAGGACAAACTCAACGTCACGATCGATCTCCGCTCCGACGCCATTCACGTTACCGGCGATCCCGCCAGCGTGGCTCGCGTCGAACAACTCTTCCTCGACTTCGACTCTCTCCGTAAATCCGGCATCAACCTCCACAACGGCGAACTCCACGGCATGCTCAAGCTTCTCGTCGCCGACCCAGCCATCACCCTCAAATCCCTCGTCGACGCAGGCAAACAGCGCTCCGCAGGCGTCAAACGCATGGTTCAGCCCCGTTCACCCAACCAGCGCAAGTACGTCGAGGCCATCGAGCAGTCCGATATGACCTTCGGCCTCGGCCCCGCCGGCACCGGAAAAACCTACCTCGCCGTCGCCATGGCCGTCAGCGCCCTCATGGCCAAAAAAGTCAGCCGCATCATCCTGGTCCGTCCCGCAGTCGAAGCTGGCGAACGCCTCGGCTTCCTCCCCGGCTCCCTCCAGGAAAAAGTCGACCCCTACCTCCGCCCCCTCTACGACGCCCTCTACGATCTCCTCGACCCCATCAAGGTTGACAAGCTCCTCGAGTCCAACGTCATCGAAGTGGCGCCACTCGCCTTCATGCGTGGCCGAACCCTCTCCGACGCCTTCATCATCATGGACGAAGCCCAGAACACCACCATGGAACAGATGAAGATGTTCGTCACCCGTCTTGGCAACAACTCCAAGGCCGTCATCACCGGCGACCTCACCCAGACCGATCTGCCCAACCCGAAGAAATCCGGCCTCCTCGAAGCTCTCCACGTCCTCGACGGCGTCGAAGGCATTCGCTTCTGCCACTTCGAAGACGTTGACGTCGTCCGCCACCAACTCGTTCAGCGCATCGTCCGCGCCTACGACAGCTACGGCAAGGCCCAGCAGCAGCTTCCGCTCCCCATCGGCGAAGCCGCTCTGCCCGACCCGAACCTCGCCCCAACGGCCAAACCCATACCAAAACCCCAATAA
- a CDS encoding threonine synthase, whose protein sequence is MPAIASLECSRCQHHVSADTPQTLCPLCAGSLYVRYNMDKLRQTAKREDIVARAAASPASLGMWRYASVLPDVTPVTLGEGWTPMLHSKRYPGLYIKEEGANPTGTFKARGLGLAVTMAKHYGLQHLAVPSAGNAAGALAAYAAAADIKAHIFMPQDVPFANYLEGIVYGADVTMVDGLISDCARMVGENIKAQRDANLPASEVWFDISTLKEPYRVEGKKTMGYELVEQLGWQYPDAVFYPTGGGVGLIGMWKAFDEMEQLGWVTGKRPKMYALQASGCAPVAKAFAEGKPSSEFFQEAATFAAGLRVPKPYGDAIILDIVRQSGGKALAFSDEEILASILDWAKHEGLFLSPEGAAATAAYDALLATGELKPTDKVVLFNTGAGLKYTDMTADAMHLKRPGILPKSMPVGGIITPQ, encoded by the coding sequence ATGCCCGCTATTGCGTCGCTCGAATGCTCTCGCTGCCAGCACCACGTCTCTGCCGACACCCCTCAAACGCTCTGCCCACTCTGCGCCGGCTCCCTCTACGTCCGGTACAACATGGACAAGCTCCGCCAGACCGCGAAGCGTGAAGACATCGTCGCCCGCGCCGCTGCCAGCCCCGCGAGCCTCGGCATGTGGCGCTACGCCAGCGTCCTGCCCGACGTCACCCCCGTCACCCTCGGCGAAGGCTGGACGCCCATGCTCCACAGCAAGCGCTACCCCGGCCTCTACATCAAGGAAGAAGGCGCCAATCCCACCGGTACCTTCAAAGCTCGCGGCCTCGGGCTCGCTGTCACCATGGCAAAACACTACGGCCTCCAGCACCTCGCCGTCCCCTCCGCAGGCAACGCCGCCGGAGCACTCGCAGCCTACGCCGCCGCCGCGGACATCAAGGCTCACATCTTCATGCCGCAAGACGTCCCCTTCGCCAACTACCTCGAAGGCATCGTCTATGGCGCCGACGTCACCATGGTCGACGGCCTCATCTCCGACTGCGCCCGCATGGTCGGCGAAAATATCAAGGCCCAGCGCGACGCCAACCTTCCCGCCAGTGAAGTCTGGTTCGACATCTCTACGCTCAAGGAGCCCTATCGCGTCGAAGGCAAAAAAACCATGGGGTACGAACTCGTCGAACAGCTAGGCTGGCAGTATCCCGACGCAGTCTTTTATCCCACCGGCGGCGGCGTAGGCCTCATCGGCATGTGGAAGGCCTTCGACGAGATGGAGCAACTAGGCTGGGTTACCGGCAAGCGCCCGAAGATGTACGCCCTCCAGGCCTCCGGTTGCGCGCCCGTCGCCAAAGCCTTCGCAGAAGGAAAGCCCTCCAGCGAATTCTTCCAGGAAGCTGCTACCTTCGCCGCTGGTCTCCGCGTCCCCAAGCCCTACGGCGACGCCATCATCCTCGATATCGTTCGCCAATCCGGCGGCAAAGCACTCGCCTTCTCAGACGAAGAGATCCTTGCCAGCATCCTAGACTGGGCCAAGCACGAAGGCCTCTTCCTCTCACCCGAAGGCGCCGCCGCAACCGCAGCCTACGACGCGCTCCTCGCCACCGGAGAACTCAAGCCCACCGACAAGGTCGTCCTCTTCAACACCGGCGCCGGCCTCAAGTACACCGACATGACCGCTGACGCCATGCACCTCAAGCGTCCCGGCATTCTCCCCAAGAGCATGCCCGTAGGCGGTATCATCACCCCCCAATAA
- a CDS encoding M13 family metallopeptidase, whose product MLNTRKLAMPGGITGRPGLSVAIALAATCAWNMGVAQQVKLVSDSGKSAAVYVPIPGFDPTSLDQTADPCNDFYKFACGKFAANHPIPADQPEVDQFYALFNVNTQALNGILNKAAAGGAERSPDEQKIGDYYKACMDTDAIETKGLAPVEPLLNEIDAVKNKEQLAALAGKLQRIGVNVFFGYGEQQDFKDATKQIANVSQGGLGLPEKDYYLRTGAKDIELREQYVAHVAKMLELAGSSPEKAKKDAQAIMAFETELAKASMGVTEMRDPEKIYHLQPIATFEATLPGMDFSAFQDAIHSPRVSEINNETPAFFPALTKEIHATDLETLKAYMRYQVLTTSAGRLPKRFDAENFDFYGRKLEGQPEQAPRWKRCSNSVNSALGEALGKVYVEQYFSGDSKAKMVQMVGDIEAAMGRDIDQLDWMSPETKVRAKEKLHEVANKIGYPDKFRDYSKLEIKPDDALGDARRADAFENDRELNKIGKPVDHTEWGMAPPEVNAYYNPSMNDINFPAGILQPSFYDPKQDDAVNYGHIGAIIGHELTHGFDDEGKKFDGKGNLSDWWTADDTKKFETRTDCLVNEYGSFVAVDDVKVNGKLTLGENTADNGGLLLAYMAYLDRAKKEGVELAAKKDGYTATQRFYIGYAQNYCENSRPEQVRNQVLTDPHSPDHFRANGAIVNQPGFAEAFGCKKGSPMVPVNSCRVW is encoded by the coding sequence ATGTTGAACACACGGAAGTTAGCAATGCCAGGCGGGATTACGGGCCGGCCTGGACTGAGTGTCGCGATTGCGCTGGCAGCGACATGCGCGTGGAATATGGGAGTCGCACAACAGGTAAAGCTGGTAAGCGACAGCGGCAAGTCCGCCGCGGTTTACGTTCCGATTCCGGGGTTCGATCCGACCTCTTTGGATCAGACCGCCGATCCCTGCAACGACTTTTACAAGTTTGCCTGTGGAAAGTTTGCGGCGAACCATCCGATTCCAGCCGATCAGCCGGAGGTGGATCAGTTTTACGCACTGTTTAACGTCAATACGCAGGCGCTGAATGGAATTTTGAATAAGGCCGCCGCGGGGGGCGCGGAGCGTTCTCCCGATGAGCAGAAGATCGGCGACTACTACAAAGCCTGCATGGATACGGATGCGATTGAAACGAAGGGATTGGCTCCTGTTGAACCGCTCTTGAATGAGATTGACGCCGTGAAGAACAAAGAGCAGTTGGCGGCGCTGGCTGGGAAGTTGCAGCGGATTGGCGTCAATGTGTTCTTCGGCTACGGGGAACAGCAGGACTTCAAGGACGCGACCAAACAGATTGCAAATGTGAGCCAGGGTGGGTTGGGACTTCCGGAGAAGGACTACTACCTGCGTACGGGCGCGAAGGACATAGAACTCCGGGAGCAGTATGTTGCGCACGTTGCGAAGATGCTGGAGCTGGCGGGAAGCTCTCCGGAGAAGGCGAAGAAGGACGCGCAGGCGATCATGGCGTTCGAGACTGAGCTGGCCAAGGCTTCGATGGGTGTGACTGAGATGCGGGATCCGGAGAAGATCTACCACCTGCAGCCTATTGCGACCTTTGAGGCGACGCTACCAGGTATGGATTTTAGCGCGTTTCAAGATGCGATCCATTCGCCGCGCGTGAGCGAGATCAACAATGAAACGCCGGCGTTCTTCCCTGCTCTGACGAAAGAGATCCATGCGACCGATCTGGAGACGCTGAAGGCATATATGCGGTACCAGGTGTTGACGACCTCGGCTGGGCGTTTGCCAAAACGGTTCGATGCGGAGAACTTTGATTTCTACGGACGCAAGCTGGAGGGACAGCCAGAGCAGGCTCCGCGATGGAAACGCTGCTCGAATTCGGTGAACAGTGCGCTGGGTGAGGCGCTGGGCAAGGTTTACGTCGAGCAGTATTTTTCAGGAGACAGCAAGGCGAAGATGGTCCAGATGGTCGGTGACATCGAAGCTGCGATGGGACGCGATATCGACCAGCTGGATTGGATGTCGCCAGAGACGAAGGTACGGGCGAAGGAGAAGCTGCACGAGGTTGCGAACAAGATCGGGTATCCGGATAAATTTCGCGACTACTCGAAGCTGGAGATCAAGCCGGACGATGCGCTGGGTGATGCCCGGCGTGCCGATGCGTTTGAGAATGATCGCGAGTTGAACAAGATCGGTAAACCGGTAGACCACACTGAGTGGGGAATGGCCCCGCCGGAGGTGAATGCTTACTACAATCCGAGCATGAACGACATCAACTTCCCTGCTGGAATTTTGCAGCCTTCGTTCTACGACCCGAAGCAGGATGATGCGGTGAACTATGGCCACATTGGCGCCATCATTGGCCATGAGCTGACGCATGGGTTCGATGATGAAGGAAAGAAGTTCGATGGCAAAGGCAATTTGAGCGACTGGTGGACGGCTGACGACACGAAGAAGTTTGAGACTCGAACGGACTGCCTGGTGAATGAGTACGGCAGCTTTGTCGCAGTCGATGACGTAAAGGTGAACGGGAAGCTGACGCTGGGCGAGAACACAGCTGACAATGGTGGCTTGCTGCTGGCCTATATGGCTTACCTTGATCGCGCGAAGAAGGAAGGTGTCGAGCTCGCTGCGAAGAAGGACGGCTATACGGCGACGCAGCGGTTCTACATTGGCTACGCGCAGAACTATTGCGAGAACTCGCGGCCGGAGCAGGTACGAAACCAGGTGTTGACCGATCCGCATTCGCCGGATCACTTCCGCGCGAATGGCGCGATTGTGAATCAGCCAGGATTCGCGGAGGCTTTCGGGTGCAAGAAGGGTTCGCCGATGGTGCCTGTGAATAGCTGCCGCGTCTGGTAG